Within Topomyia yanbarensis strain Yona2022 chromosome 2, ASM3024719v1, whole genome shotgun sequence, the genomic segment GATAAACTTCACCACATCAAGGGGGCATAATTcactacaacaacgggacagaaagctcgttggacaaagatgtaattttgttttttgccgggatttcacaaaagtgtagtTTTAAATCGctttaggttatgcaattattgagttttcaaaacaatttttctgcgttagattagaaagatgggtaggtaatgtcaacgacattaccgaaatgaagtagcatacattttaagctgttaatacgaatgctacaatttttactaatttctgaaaggtattattaaaataagttattttggtgtttctaatggaaatagcgaaataacggtacaagtatatccgattctctgctgttgccaaatgaattgtttcactcTCATTAAGTGCTCTGTTcgaatattttaggtttcgttttttccattagaaataacgaaatagtaACTTATCAcaagatagtcaaaattgtagcattcgtaTTAGCAGCCTAATGTGTATtatacttcactccggttatgtctatgacattacccacccatcttttttaataaattaaattctgggtagtttcctttagttgattaaatcattgaaatatatattttgattctattgatcaccaaaaatccttcctaaATGTGTCTGCCTGACCTGCCAGGCCAAGGTCAGTCTTGGAAAtggtttcatttaaatagaatatataaaaaattgtgttagcatgataccttagaactggtaatagttgcAGGGCGCAAGATCaagaaaataggagttgagccgtttctccgcatctacaaatcgcaaAGGTTTTGCGCAAATTTCGACAGTCTCTTCGtacgaacattttatggatatttttctactctcttcgatttagcgtcttctacaccttttaaacgtgtagcttagaacaccttgcgttttaCAGCACtgtcaaggattgtcatattcggtaaGCGCCGaaatactgtgaactctagaatatccacTGTTGTAACGAGAAttaattgtaacttgtaaatgaataataaaaatcaaatttaacatcaataattcgttaTTGCACTATAGCCtatcttgtgacaaagaacatggtTTAGCATTGGTTTagatttggaattgttttcattaagaacttttcaaaattttatttagtttctgGTGACTAtatcaagtcatcagaattaaaagctttatgcaataattttttaaagcccctcccgaaacataATCCTGGCTATGGCTCTGAGAGAACtcaatgtatatttcaaattatgccaaacgaaagcATGTGTCACATGCTggtatgccaaatgaacattataccaaatgaacttatgccaaacgacgtgctaCCAACGAGCGAATATCTCTTTCAATTGAAAAGTGACGAATCCGAGTTTCTCTAACATTCTACCATAGAAATAATCATTTGCCCCAGGGTTTGCTCTTCATCCCATACCACtgtttttctgtatttttgttaatttttgtcCTGCTCCATAGATTTACACAGCTGGTTCTCATTATCCATACATAGTAGCTCCATTGAATATGTGTTATtggtattttattaattttgtgtgTTTATGTGCTGGTTGGTTCACATTGTACTGTTAGTGGGTGATTTCAATTCAATGCACCATCTGCTCGTTGGTTGTTCCATATATTTTACCTTTTCTATGAATTGTGttattttttcttgtcaacTTTAATATGTACTCATCTACATAGTTCAAGAGGGTCGGAAATCTTCTGTTGGCATAATTTAATTTGTTGTCTAAAACCGAGACTAATCAGTTCAACCAATACGTGATTGTGGAAATGTGTTTAAGACTATTTTATTATAGATATATAATTGATTCCACGGAAAGCGTCTCCCAAACTATAGCTTTGTTGTTGGTAAGCTATATCGTTACTAATGATgtattattgatcaatatatttctTTAAATTTAAGGATTAACTATTATTTCCATAATGATTACAACAATACCTATATAtaaattacacattatttttatatatattttgtttCTAGCATTACCATAGTTTAAGTCTAGTTattttatgttcaagtttgtgtTGAAGGAAAATTCAACCAAAGTTTCAAAGGaagcaaacagtgataataacgATTAAACAAGagtaaaataaatttgtttgacTGCCTGTTTTGTGCCTTTCGTCCTCTTTGATTCGTTCTCTGGCCAACAGGTGACGTGACGTTGGTAGCATGTACTGAAAATATTTCTTTGTTCTTCACACACCAATACAAGAGTGGTACTGTAAACGACATTCACACACATTaaagtatttttttcctttcaagGGATTGTAATCGCGATTGTTGAGACACACGTCGTTGCTTTGACGTTCAGCAAATGACTCATACTGAAGAAATTTGGTGAAAGCAAAGCAAGATGCTGTGACAGAGTGTCTCAAAAATCATTCTCTCCATCCCGTCGGAGTTCTACCGAAATGACATTGGTTAAATTCAATAACATTTTGCTCCAGATATGAATCAGAGGCTTTCAGGTGCGATCAAACCGAGAAATGTGATAGTTTTTCAGCCGGTAgtaaataaaatttgttcaagTTCATCTTCCTGGCAACCTTTAAAAGTCTTGATAGAACTATTGGATGCTGACAAAGGAAtgtatttttagttaaatttacCGTTCTTGTGAAAAATAACTACGCGATTTTAATGCGGGCATGAGGTGTATAATGGACAATCTTTAACGCTTGCGGTTTACTAAATAACGATGATTTATGTCTTAACGTACTAAAAGTATAACAAACTCTATACAATCTATTAAATGAAataccaaaacaaaaaaaaaacaagtagcACGAAAACATCGATTATGATAGATAGAAAACTAATAGTTCTTTTTTATATCAAACATCAAAGTGAACCTTCAACCAAAAGGTGACCACTGAATGGCATAAAAGAACCCCCGTAAAAGATGACGTTTCGGGGGCGCAAAAACAACAGTAAACGGTTTTGAGTAGAATGCGCGGTTATTTTGGGCTAAACATTGATCAACTTGTGATTAGGTTCTTTTCGGTGTTTTTTTTACCTCTACGACTTTTGCTGTGTGTTTGTGTAGTAGATATAGCGTAAACTTAGAATCTGATGGTGGAACTGACCTCAAACATCTCGCAGAAGCAAGCACAGCAGCTGATATCCATGCTGCTTGAAGACATTTGACCATGGTGGCTTGGCTTCCCTACTCTGCATTGTTTTTCCTGCGTTTCTTTTTGTAACTGTATTATACTACCTATGCTAACCAGATGTTGTCTCTTTGTAGGGTAAAATGACGAAAATAAAGAAAACTGTTGGTGTGTGGTGAAGCGACACTGGCAGCTACTGTTTAGTCGGTGAACTTGCGGTTGATGTTGCGGCCGAACAATGCGTTACGAATCGCAGGTATCAGCTGCTGGGCGATAAGCTCAAGCCGGGACTCCAGGGTGTTGGAGATCTAGGAAATTGTTTCTATTAAATTTGCGTTCTTTGCAACACAAACACAGCTAGCAATTGCATTACCTTAATACGTCCTGTTTGAGTGATCAGATCGATTCCACCGGTGGTATCCGCTGGCAGATACGTATCGGTGTCGAGAATCACGACTACATCCTTGCCGGACGTTTTCTTGTAGGCCTCGACAGCCGACGGCAGAATATTCTGAATTAGCTGAGCATCAACCTGTCGGCCACGAACGAACACGTTGTGCTCCATTAACTGTTGAAGAGATAATCGAATATTAAAACGTAGGTAGGTGCTGCTATATTCAAGAACCTACCTGAAGCAATCCCTGAGTGATGAGAGCGGAGAGAACTTCACCGTAACGGGCCGGATCACGGGTGACCTCTCCCAACCGACGTCTGCATTCTTCAAGCACGCTGGCGACATGATCTTCGCGTACCTTCAGTACCTACAATCCGAAGTAACCAAACACTAACAGTAGACCTATGAAATAGTATAGAAATTGTCGATTGGAACGTACCTTCAGACGAGCCTGATTCAGCATATTCGAAGACTGGATCTTCTTCTGTAGTTCGACCTGTTTTTCCTTCTTCTCATAGTACTCCATGATCTTCAGGCGCTGCTGTTGCACCAGACGACCCTTTTCTATGTTGAATTCTTCCTCGGCTTTGGCGTCGATTTCTTCCGCCTTCTCGTTGGCCTCCTGCTCGATGAAGGCCATCATGTGCTTGATCTGCAGAACGAAGGAAACGATTTTAATGCATATGCGTTTACATCATTTTATGAAATAGCGAATTGtctaaaatattgatatttcaaTCAGATATATTTTGCACATTTGAACTTCAAAGGTTTTCAGTATCGTAGTAAACACAGGTCCAAACTTTCAGCAAAGAAAAGGCTTTATAGCGAACAAGAACTGAGTCAGTTTAGGCCTTGATGGCATTACTTCAACCGTCTTTAGGCGGAACCGCTCAGattcaaacttttaaaattctaCTGGGGAGATATTCTACTTAATTAAACGATAAACAATGAAGATTATTATCTTGTAATAATATTTTACAGCATTTTAGGCCTCAGTACAGTGAtaaacatttattttatttttttagagtgttccaactggagctgtagagcttggTTCCCTGTCAGATATACTCACTGCAATTATTGCAGACGAGACACTGCTTAACTTCTGATTGTAATATTGACCGTTCAGTTCAGCTGTGCTGGCGAAGGGActtcatgatcgcgtgggaatgagcGTTAGTTTTTTCATGCTTGAGACAACGTGatcagattataagtgctaTAGCGTTCCCTTAATCGTCCAATCATTTTTGTGTACGTAGGTATGTGAAGATTATCGCGAaaagctcaagcgtttgtacgcTATCGTGTTCGATCACATAGGCGTTTGTGAGTCACGAGTGTCAGTGTGTTGTaaattcgcgtgtataaattcgattttataactgtGTGGCATTTCCCATATTTGCATGAGTTGTTGAATGAACTTTGAATCTGATAGTTTATTTTCAGTGAACGgtttagatgctagaagagtAACTTACCctaaaactctagaaagagaactgcggagactccagtTTGAGTCGATTGGATTCGTGTTTTGCTGTCAAAAAGCGAATCCAATCGCGCACTGCCTAtacttataacattggacgtacAACGCCGGGGCATACGcgagggtctgccccaaagAGAAGAAGAGCGTGCCcggataagaataagaagagtggcagatttgacaagcgcaaaacagattcaagataatctgcataaggtgcatgcaagtgtgtacaataatattattggtggcaaacgccttgagaacctcaaaaaggctgaaagcactagtttctatattcaaaacattgttttaattaatttcgattttaacaactttttttttctggaaGTAAACCAATATTTACGCAATATAGATGTTGCCGATtgtaaaaccaaaactctcgctttatgtatgcctataccttatctgatatcatcttgggttttcacgtcatttgctgtttgacaagaccaaaatttgacaaggccataatttgatgttggaacggtctatccctgagaatcatcataggaagggcaatccctcgggcatacgttgccaaaaatgccgtttttctctccgcagttctctttcaaTAGTTTTTCTAGTGTACATCACCTTCATTTTTTTAACGATGTTTTATTATGTCGTTTTTGcgtgaagcgaaactgagtcagtttcaaaccccaactgctgtcaaaatatatgaactgacagcggttggggttagaacctgactcagtttcgggttcaagcTAAAACGCCATTagggagcacgtcgtttggcataagtttatttggtataatgttcatttggcataatagcaGGTGACGTcgggtcggcggccacctcgcccggcggatcctcagcggctttgttTATATTTGCCAGAAACATAAGTGTTGATTCCTCCTTTCAGTTACGAGCTCTTCTTTAAATTTGTATACCACATAGCACCCGCATTTAGActggtgatccactcgtttgcccggttgaCGCAAACTTAGGGGTTGATCCCTTcttttaaggacattatactgccgttctaggcccaattgtcccatgttgcaaaactggcaactgagaaaaacgcgattgaagatgaaaattgtattagcAATCTGGAGGGAAACGGCGTaacaaataaagctttattgTCTAGAATTACGTTCATAGCTATCGTTTTCAATGTAATCAGTCCAGTTTTTTAGTATAGAGATCCAATTAACGTTAATGTTTACGAAAAATGttaagtgggactgttatgccgagaaatcgaacggaaactggaaaattctacgcatatcagtcccataacgaTCTATGAAAACGATGCTCAtaactcatttttttaaaaaagtgtATGTCGTGAGTTTTTATGTTACTCGCGAAGTTTTTTGCTTCATCAAAATTGGAAATAGGGTAAAGTACctatttttgctctatttaGAAGTGTACCTCATAAAATCATTAATTACTCTGACTACACTCGATAGAGTGCATATAAATTGGCAACCACAaccttgcttcgttcttaaaAACCAATCTAATAACATAAATGGCCTAAAAACGTTAAAATGCTAGTGTTTGATTGCAACAAAAGCTCCAATCGAGTGCCCCAATTGTCGCCCTACCATTTGACCCAAAGTGTTGAACAAAGTTAGCAAACGCTGCACttaccaacggcttcaaataggtagcgtgataatagaaacatttcgaaaataggctcattatcctaGATGCGTTCACCATGTTATGCAAGCGACGATAGTGATGAAGAGCTTTACAGGATTGTTCTCACTGTTGTGATTAATATTGCCACTGCCATCTCTTTTTTTAATGAACCtgtatttttccatcatttttttcagtgcccgacatctagcgtaatgtacttcttaagtaaacgctacgtaattattttttattatgcacttttttgggatttttgttagtgggacaattatgcgtagaatatcAACAATGGGACAAACAGACTTGGTATTTTTTCACGAAGTCTTCGAACAAACTGTATGATTTGGATatgttttctgaaaatatacatcAAAAGGGACTGTTTGatgaaaaaaagtgaaaatgaccaaaaagcaacatgggacaattatgcgtagaacggcagtatacaagcgagccacaacatagatcctacgccgcacacactcctctcccctgcctaaccatgtatctgacatgagtaaatgtaaaaatacatttttcaatacactaaccctgccggtgtaccacgaaactgctacttgaggaagctagaacattctcctatacaatcaacccgagtttttgacggaatgccatctgtagctcttattttgtgcgaaaatatcacctctCTTCCCTtagggtttcttttcgaaacacttatgtttcttcttctcattttcagtgcactttttcaaatgcattttaatcacacaccactgcaaaacacccgcgaaactttaatcgtttactaacaaaacttcaaattttctgccagtgtgcagatgaccgaaggaaaatgttcgaaaactcccatttgtgcgtttgaattttcacatCGAATTCCACTTTTTCTCGATGTAAACAAGCGCGttggtgcctagcaacaagcgtgcgttccTGGCTTCCACGTGTCTTCATcttaaacatgagcagttctttgaatttgcATGCCAAATAAGTTTGCAAGCAAACTGTTGAACTGCTCGTTCGCccagtttacttaaacataatgactcttctttcaaacatgaacaGTTTATTATCTAAATATCATATAGCCCTTGGCTTTGCCGTATACGCGAGAGCAACGATCCGAAGCGACGCGAAGCCGATGAGGATCTGCCGGGTTTGGTGGCTCCGATCCGCTGTCAGAAACGGCGGCCCCTTGTAACTAGTTTAAGTCAGCACCAAACTTAAAGACTAATAAGAGAGAACtcaatgtatatttcaaattatgccaaaaGACCATTAAAAGTTCTTCCAAATCTTACGTAACAACATTTGGAAGCAACCAGTGCTCAACCATATTTCGATATTGCTCGCAAGGGGTGTTGAATCTCTAGCATCAATGTTGacgaaaatgggctcaacatGCCATTTGTGTACAAACTGCGCCACATTATTACTGTATTGGGATAAATGAAGTCTTTAGGCTCTTCTCTGGTTACTCATTACACTGACAAGGCAGTTTAGTTTATTAAACATGGATCATTCCGCGCGAAGTGATTAAAAAAAGAtggaaacttgaaatcgaccttcacagaTTTTAACCAATTTTGGAGCAActattcatctagggccaatactTGGAAATCTAAATTTTTGTGTCAGTTGAATCACCCCTCGGTCATGGgaacaccccccgttttgacaaattgctaaATCCATTGATTTTCTTTTATATtttcggttctatttactctaaaatcaaaccgcaagatgtttttataagaaaattgttcaaggagtctggAAAAATGTTAGTTTTGAGCGGCAGTGCTGTCAACTATGCTattttttcaggtaaaaatTAAAGGTTCATTTTGCTTGCAATacacatattttaattttaaaaattctaattccatcgtgttcctcagacatttttacataaaaacacaACACTTCTAGTCTCTATATAATTTTAGTAAATCCCGAGATATACCATCCTGAAGGAAAAAACTCGCATTTTACCATATTCAATTCCATTTTTATCGACAaatattgagaaaatcttcgAATGGTCATAAAAACCGACCCTGATCTACTAGAGGCAAAACGTCAATTCTTGTGTGCTTcactttttcttattttatttttatttacgcgactttaaaaaaaatttcattcgtCACGATCGTGTGTGTGAACTCAGTATACTAAAGTTGGATTTTTTCactgtgcgcttgcgattttatatgggaaattggtTTCGCTTCAAAATGGTATATCTCACGAtaagctcaaattatattgagattataacaACTGGTAACGCGGAATAAGgtaatgatattctgggtaccAGGCGACCAAGGAATCGATGGTAACAAAGTGGCCGACGAATTAGCCAGGCGCggttcatcaaacatgtttggcttcatccataaatgacataGCATTGAAGGGGTTGGGGGGTAGTTAGATATTTTGTGACGATGGTGGAGTAGGGTTCCAAGCAAAGCTACGTAGCTTTctatgagcttgagcttgtgcggccacccctggctgctactccgttatcgatctggactagctgaagttgcaagggaatcagtagataattatgctttgGTGTAGCGATGGTAATCCTACAGTGTTTATTGACCGATACAGGCGCCGGCcaggccaggcccgaacgtagatcgcggaaggaaagggaaggaatgttagtccaatACTTGCATTTGCTAGAggtcgtatatactactgcgcaatccacaagtatcacgggaggaagatatttgttagtaagtatagaagttggattctacttcttcattaccgacaccagagaggtgactcaactatctggactagatatcgatccatcaactcatggaccggggaccaacggctttactttccTTCCCAAGGTAGATGTGACCACATATTTTCTCACCTCAGAAAAAgctcaacgacctcggttgggattgaacccagaccaactggaatgagtggcggtcaccaCCGGTGCCGTCAACGCTACTAGCTTTGGCAGTCAGATTAACAAAGCTATGTAGCTCTCTGTGAATTCGAAAAACGTAAATTGAGTTGTGTACCTTTCTAATAATCAGTACAGAATAATAGAAAATCAcgcatttatttcaattttttatatgTAGCTAGTTTTTGCTATTATTCTGGCACGTAAACATGTTGCATCGACTCTTAATCAATAACCTTTAGGTCTGTCTTGTCATGCAGAGTTGAATCGATTGCacaagacgtttgtttgacaattcagcggtagGTTTTGTCAACACGTTTGTTTTGCTCTGCCCCTGAGAACAGGAAACCCGTCCGACGAATATTTTctcaaagtaaattttgacagcatgcttattagCCCCTTCAAAAACACGCGAGATATCTATCTGTGCCatcaaactagaactttcggcttgggcaagagaccgactactaaacgactggcgtaacgtTGTAGGCGCTTGACAAGCCaagaaattcatacatccagatacgagagccaaaaaactaatggatctaaaacgaaaaaaatacgaataatcacaggtttatttgcGGGACATTGTTTCTAGAAGTCAAGATGACattagggatctttaatttggaaaaattgtgtcagtttttcatatgtattgatagcgggtgtccttacgagtacactcatatcatttttaaaccttgattattcttttctgatttttaaatttaaagaaaccaaattaaattcagccAACTAACTGACAGTTTTCTTACTTAATGACGTGCAAatgcaaaatgaaaattttcgttcgcctcattgttaaccgggataGCATGATCTGGAACTTTTTcgatccgctagcagcctgctaTCCCAAATTTCATCTGTAAACTATGGTTGATCTGATGAGGCAACCtgtagagtcgtgcaagtcgcatgggtttggatgtgttattgtcctaaaaggaaacaaactaaaaatgttttttcaatagtttctggcttaaaaatagaaaaaggttGAGATAATTACTAACGGCACCAACCTGCATCAGaaaatgccttaacccgcacacccctaaagatcccttttgtcgattctgtaactacgagcccgagagctcggaacatattctctgccattgtgcagtattatcacagactaacaggcataacactatgagggaatttcttaaaaaatatcgatccggcaattttcccagaacactagctccaccttttattcacagtcccaaacactcatttgctggtgggttacccctcaggcttgggaacaatttttcgctagtggtctatcccccatatgcttgttcatatttcagtggcgccataatttcaaaagcggccacagtcccaactacaaatatatttaaaatgaccgttaaagtgggcgaagcattattttcgagtgttatgtctgttagtctgtggtattattacatcgaagggagcgatacttcggaaggcaccttatgacgcctcacgaggTATGCCATACCTATCCCAAATGGATTCGCAGCtgcattaataatgtactacccggttgggacgacacatgtgacaaacaactcgcttccaactacattggattcgggcatTTTGTAACAGGGGCAGCTACAAAAGATAAATAGTGGTCTCAGTTTCCccgcaacaaaaaaaaatcgtatttgcCTTCTACACAATTTCGATGAAGACGAGAATATTCAGAGCTCAGGTGGTCAAAGTCAAATTATAAAATTCATGAACTCCAACGTACACATAATGTGGCCCCAGGGGTGAcacatctcgaaacgaaaggtttattgtatgcaagcttgtatgaaaaagtcgattcgaaatggttccatcagggatcattcataaatgacgtagcattttttgagtgatttttaacacccccctcctccATCGTagaatttcgtcacaaacccctaaataccccctggttaTTACGTAGCCTGACGGTAAACCTCCCCCCCTTGACCCCgtaaaaattcttaaaaaataaaaaaaacgatgttagatgaaacgggtaaagcTACGTAGTATGATATGACCCCCTAcctcctgtcgtcacacatcatcacaaaatacaaaactccccctcccccatataatgctacgttatttatggatgatccctaatgtCACCCCAGAATCACCGAAAAAACACGTACAATAATGTATTATTATTTCACACATACGCTAGCACCACGGGTTGACAGAGCACCGAGTTAAAATGATTGGCATGCTAATGGGTATGAccttttgaataatttttctgAAAACCCGAAACTTCTAGGACGTCAGGAAAACGAGATTGAACAAGTTGAAGTACACAACTTTACGTGTACACTAGAGCCAAGTAGTGACAGAATTCTAAACTAAAATGTTCACCTGACAGACGTCCTTAGCCGAAAGAACAACTTAACTGAAGAGAGCAAATATGTAGCTAATCAGGATTTTGACCCTTTCCTAGGTGTTGCTAAACTTTTctgaggggggaggggggggggggttgttgtGCAATAGTCAATATGGATGTTCCAATACTTTTTAAAGCTGTTCTAAAGTTGTGTCGAATAGCGCAAACAGAacctgaaaaatgttcaaaggaGGGAGGAGTaaataaaatttcagaaatcaaagttgtatttttgatgccaactGTTTATAATGCTAAACGTTCAACGATTTTCATTTTTGCGATTTTAGCGTAGGTGTGGCGTAGACGacgatgatcgcgaaggactcgagtgTTTATATGCTAACGTTTTTAGACGCGCGAGTGTTTGTATGTCTCGTATGCCAGTGTATATGTGAATTCGCATGTGTAAATTCGATTGTATAACTGTGTGGTCATCCGCCATTTGTCGCATCTTGAATGTTTCGCGAATCGCGACGCGGATGTTTAAATTTTGAGTGCAcgattcagatgctagaagagagtgagttatcataatcactagagttcccagcaAGCTTGTTCTGAAATTGGTTGCCTAGTGTATGACTGTTTTTTTATTAGAATGGTGTAACCGAAGGCATGACTTGAGATTGCGTTCATAAATTCGTAGGTGTTAAACATTTTAACACTGAGGCGCTTTCATAGTTGCGATATCGTGGGTGTAGGTGTGTGTGGGTAATCGCGAAGCATGTTCGCAGTTGTTACCAATGCTGTATTATCATGCTgatctcgagcgtttgtatgtaaaCGAGTTTGATTGCGAGAGCGTGtgtcgcgtgtatgtaactttgcgtgtataaattc encodes:
- the LOC131684021 gene encoding V-type proton ATPase subunit E; its protein translation is MALSDADVQKQIKHMMAFIEQEANEKAEEIDAKAEEEFNIEKGRLVQQQRLKIMEYYEKKEKQVELQKKIQSSNMLNQARLKVLKVREDHVASVLEECRRRLGEVTRDPARYGEVLSALITQGLLQLMEHNVFVRGRQVDAQLIQNILPSAVEAYKKTSGKDVVVILDTDTYLPADTTGGIDLITQTGRIKISNTLESRLELIAQQLIPAIRNALFGRNINRKFTD